The Caldanaerovirga acetigignens genome has a window encoding:
- a CDS encoding N-acetylmuramoyl-L-alanine amidase: MNKVNVKWTPSPNFTAGRKGKKIIAIVDHVTAGYMPGCLNWLCNPKAQVSAHYLVTKDGRIFQLVKDENTAWHAGMVKRPCWPLYDGTNPNYYTIGIEHEGFPNEDLTEAQYQASLSLHRLLVQRYEIPIDEEHIIGHYRIDSVGKANCPGPKFPWYRLFNDLRKKDEENVVRIKILFEGKELDGFIKDGKAYVEVRKLCEALGLKVYWNDKKKQVEVRK, from the coding sequence GTGAACAAAGTGAATGTTAAATGGACTCCCTCGCCTAATTTTACTGCAGGTAGAAAAGGTAAAAAAATAATCGCTATTGTGGATCACGTAACCGCCGGATATATGCCGGGGTGCCTTAATTGGCTGTGCAATCCCAAAGCTCAAGTAAGCGCTCATTATCTTGTAACAAAGGACGGCAGAATATTTCAATTGGTTAAAGATGAAAATACAGCATGGCATGCTGGAATGGTAAAAAGACCTTGCTGGCCATTATATGATGGGACAAATCCTAATTATTATACAATTGGTATAGAACATGAAGGTTTCCCGAACGAAGATTTAACTGAGGCACAATATCAGGCTTCACTCTCGTTGCATAGACTTTTAGTACAGAGATATGAGATACCTATAGACGAAGAACATATCATCGGACATTATAGAATAGACAGTGTTGGAAAGGCAAACTGCCCAGGACCAAAATTCCCATGGTATAGACTATTTAATGATCTAAGAAAAAAAGATGAGGAAAATGTGGTTAGAATTAAAATTTTGTTTGAAGGAAAAGAATTGGACGGTTTTATAAAGGATGGCAAAGCGTATGTTGAGGTTAGAAAACTATGTGAAGCCCTTGGCTTGAAAGTTTATTGGAATGACAAAAAGAAACAGGTTGAGGTGAGAAAGTAA
- a CDS encoding HEPN domain-containing protein, producing the protein MRRSGMEEGKRWLEQAKEDLKWARMLAEQGGYHIACFLAQQVAEKAIKALLYAMGEAIVLGHSVNVLARKAAQYDEKIGEKCEKWSVLDGYYIPTRYPNGLPDGIPAKVYNREIATKAVELAEDAVSTVEEIINDLGTF; encoded by the coding sequence ATGAGAAGGTCGGGGATGGAAGAGGGTAAGAGATGGCTGGAACAGGCAAAAGAAGACTTGAAGTGGGCAAGGATGTTGGCTGAACAAGGCGGCTACCATATCGCTTGCTTTTTAGCCCAGCAAGTGGCTGAAAAAGCCATTAAAGCTCTTTTATATGCTATGGGGGAAGCTATAGTCCTGGGCCATTCGGTGAACGTATTAGCCCGGAAGGCCGCCCAATATGATGAAAAGATAGGAGAAAAGTGTGAAAAATGGTCTGTATTAGACGGCTATTACATTCCCACAAGATATCCTAACGGCCTGCCGGACGGTATTCCCGCGAAGGTGTATAATAGGGAAATAGCTACAAAAGCCGTGGAATTGGCCGAGGATGCAGTCAGTACTGTGGAAGAAATAATTAATGATTTAGGGACTTTTTGA
- a CDS encoding nucleotidyltransferase domain-containing protein, with the protein MDVKRTEKEYKALLKSELERITAELKKLGAEKILLFGSYAGGREDLFTDLDIIAILKSDLPFIERIGFIYRKIAPRVAADILVYTPEEWQTIKEKPFFRRAAAEGRVLYEKVGDGRG; encoded by the coding sequence ATGGATGTAAAAAGGACGGAAAAAGAGTACAAAGCTCTGCTGAAAAGTGAACTGGAAAGAATCACAGCAGAACTAAAAAAGCTCGGAGCGGAAAAAATATTGCTCTTCGGGTCTTATGCCGGTGGGCGTGAGGACCTTTTTACCGATCTTGATATTATAGCTATTTTAAAGAGCGATTTGCCCTTTATCGAGCGGATAGGTTTTATCTATAGGAAAATAGCTCCTAGAGTAGCTGCAGATATACTTGTTTATACGCCTGAAGAATGGCAAACTATAAAGGAAAAGCCTTTTTTCAGAAGGGCTGCTGCCGAGGGGAGGGTGCTGTATGAGAAGGTCGGGGATGGAAGAGGGTAA
- a CDS encoding ABC-ATPase domain-containing protein, with product MRTKEELKKIIARINGRGYKAYKEVQGDYDFGDFILYIDHVQGDPYAAPSRVRLRVDIKRAGFPAELFKTPVRTTALEDFLAREAAAVIRNLPRVKGTGGSGEIYIDKGGQEILKRTAVKVCHDYVEARLSVGLPAFGRRINGSGAETLLFSNLPQIAEKALLYQNIDAESVRKWIELAEDQEYLREELKKRRLVAFIADGSILPRESGISDRPMRGEKVVPFRSPESLKVSFELPNAGVVEGMGIPEGVTLIVGGGYHGKTTLLSALQRGVYNHIPGDGREFVVTVKDAVKIRAEDGRRVEKVDISPFIANLPDGQDTRKFSTENASGSTSQAANIMEAVEIGTSLLLLDEDTCATNFMIRDARMQKLVAKEKEPITPFIDRVRQLYEELGISTVLVMGGSGDYFDVADCVIKMQDYRPYDVTEEARRIAAEIKTDRRIERTDGPIVVTPRVILKEGLELRGKKKIKSRDVDTIQYGGEFIELDYVEQLVDRSQTSAVGEIIRYAVAKYVDGKRTLREIVEMVFADIEKYGLDIISPFYGKHPGNLAMPRPQEVAAGLNRYRGLKVR from the coding sequence ATGAGAACCAAAGAAGAGCTGAAAAAAATCATAGCTAGGATCAACGGCAGGGGATACAAGGCTTACAAAGAAGTCCAGGGGGACTACGATTTCGGCGATTTTATTCTTTACATAGACCACGTCCAGGGAGACCCCTACGCCGCGCCATCGAGGGTAAGGCTGCGGGTAGATATAAAGCGGGCCGGGTTTCCGGCGGAACTCTTTAAAACCCCCGTCAGGACCACCGCTCTTGAGGATTTCCTGGCAAGAGAGGCGGCGGCTGTCATCCGAAATTTGCCGCGGGTAAAAGGCACCGGCGGCAGTGGGGAAATTTACATAGATAAAGGCGGGCAGGAGATTTTGAAGCGCACCGCCGTAAAGGTATGCCATGATTACGTGGAGGCAAGGCTATCCGTGGGACTTCCGGCTTTCGGGAGGAGGATCAACGGCAGCGGAGCCGAGACGCTGCTTTTTTCAAACCTGCCGCAGATAGCGGAAAAAGCCCTGCTTTACCAGAATATAGATGCAGAATCCGTGAGAAAATGGATTGAGCTTGCCGAAGACCAGGAGTACCTGAGGGAAGAGCTTAAAAAAAGGCGCCTTGTGGCTTTTATCGCTGACGGCTCAATCCTGCCCAGGGAGAGCGGAATAAGTGACAGGCCCATGAGAGGGGAGAAAGTGGTGCCCTTCAGGTCCCCAGAAAGTCTAAAGGTGTCCTTTGAGCTCCCCAACGCCGGCGTCGTTGAGGGGATGGGCATACCTGAAGGAGTAACCCTTATTGTGGGAGGCGGCTACCACGGCAAGACCACCTTGCTTTCGGCCCTGCAAAGGGGAGTGTACAATCATATCCCCGGCGACGGCAGGGAATTCGTGGTAACCGTGAAGGACGCAGTGAAAATAAGGGCAGAAGACGGGCGGCGGGTGGAAAAAGTTGACATAAGCCCGTTTATTGCCAACCTGCCCGACGGGCAGGATACCAGGAAGTTCAGCACCGAAAACGCAAGCGGCAGTACTTCCCAGGCTGCCAACATCATGGAAGCGGTCGAAATAGGAACGAGCCTACTTTTGCTTGACGAGGATACCTGCGCCACCAACTTCATGATAAGGGATGCGAGAATGCAAAAACTAGTAGCTAAAGAAAAGGAACCGATTACGCCCTTCATAGACCGGGTCAGGCAGCTTTACGAGGAACTTGGAATTTCAACGGTGCTCGTCATGGGTGGGAGCGGGGACTATTTTGACGTGGCCGACTGCGTGATAAAGATGCAGGATTACCGGCCGTACGACGTAACGGAAGAAGCCCGTCGGATAGCCGCCGAAATAAAGACCGACCGAAGAATAGAAAGGACCGATGGTCCCATTGTGGTAACCCCTAGAGTCATTCTAAAAGAGGGTCTAGAACTCAGGGGTAAAAAGAAAATAAAATCGAGGGACGTGGATACCATCCAGTACGGCGGGGAATTCATAGAATTGGATTACGTGGAACAACTGGTGGACCGCAGCCAGACCAGTGCCGTAGGAGAAATTATAAGGTACGCCGTTGCAAAATACGTGGACGGCAAGAGGACGCTCAGGGAAATCGTGGAAATGGTCTTTGCCGATATAGAAAAATACGGCCTCGACATAATTTCGCCCTTTTACGGAAAGCACCCCGGGAACCTGGCCATGCCGAGGCCCCAGGAAGTGGCGGCGGGGCTTAACAGGTACCGGGGACTTAAGGTGAGGTAA
- a CDS encoding copper amine oxidase N-terminal domain-containing protein, whose amino-acid sequence MRRRAIRILSVSLIFLLIISSLAFAAPNPKGKGTEVKAKAEVKLQENNKLSNAGKEKKLQVQAENRTKEQAKISWGSMKKLRGRVRINNKEIKFDVPPVIKDGRTLIPIRAIMNGFGATVSWDEVAKAVYIEKGDVKITIVIGSTTVYVNDNPVTIDVPAQLIINRTFVPLRFISETLGKKVNYNPDTEDIDIEEPQETETSQENVAQEDVTQENITQESTSNQQTSEETAGQEPGTEIPQE is encoded by the coding sequence TTGAGGAGAAGAGCTATAAGAATTTTAAGCGTCAGTCTGATTTTCCTTCTTATCATTTCCTCACTTGCCTTCGCAGCGCCCAATCCAAAAGGGAAGGGGACAGAAGTAAAAGCTAAGGCTGAAGTCAAACTCCAGGAAAACAATAAATTGAGCAATGCAGGGAAGGAAAAAAAGCTCCAGGTGCAAGCCGAAAACAGGACAAAAGAGCAGGCTAAGATAAGTTGGGGCAGCATGAAAAAGCTCAGGGGCAGGGTGAGAATCAACAATAAGGAAATAAAATTTGACGTCCCGCCGGTTATTAAGGACGGAAGGACATTAATACCGATTCGGGCTATCATGAACGGTTTTGGGGCTACAGTGAGCTGGGATGAAGTTGCAAAGGCTGTGTATATAGAAAAAGGGGACGTTAAAATCACAATAGTTATCGGGAGTACCACGGTGTACGTCAACGACAATCCTGTAACCATAGATGTGCCCGCCCAACTTATAATCAACAGGACGTTCGTGCCGCTCAGGTTCATTAGTGAAACTCTCGGCAAAAAGGTAAACTACAATCCGGATACCGAGGACATAGACATAGAAGAACCTCAGGAAACGGAAACTAGCCAAGAGAATGTCGCACAAGAGGATGTCACACAAGAGAATATCACTCAGGAAAGCACCTCAAACCAGCAAACTTCTGAAGAAACGGCCGGGCAAGAACCCGGAACTGAAATCCCTCAGGAATAA
- a CDS encoding ABC transporter ATP-binding protein, with translation MSPLCKEVNHVSKHYTLWKIKGWTRRERQVIEAVKDVSFKVEPGRALALIGPNGAGKSTMIKLLCGILSPTQGSIKVLGMDPFKDRSRLAYRISSVLGQRSQLWYHLPPIDTYHLLGRIYDIDRSELKERMKELIDLFDLSTFLYQPVRKLSLGQRMRCEIAAALIHKPEILFLDEPTIGLDVVARSMVIDILKDLNQRKNVTIILTSHDTDDIERICEDVIVLNEGRIVLESKIREMRKSFFHSKIVEIEFAEQPSDWNLLPGARVIDQNGPVVRLEVDLKTCDVNEVVSRIVAHNTVRNITIQDPPLESIIQHIYLSGYLAGREAEQNAQIDG, from the coding sequence GTGAGTCCTTTGTGTAAAGAGGTCAACCACGTTTCAAAACACTATACCCTATGGAAGATCAAGGGGTGGACGCGTCGAGAGCGGCAGGTGATAGAGGCGGTAAAAGACGTCTCGTTCAAAGTGGAACCCGGCCGGGCTCTGGCGCTGATAGGACCCAACGGTGCAGGCAAATCGACAATGATAAAACTGTTGTGCGGTATCTTGAGCCCGACGCAGGGCAGCATAAAGGTTCTTGGAATGGACCCTTTTAAAGACCGCAGCAGATTGGCGTACCGTATTTCCTCTGTATTAGGTCAGAGGTCCCAATTGTGGTACCACCTGCCTCCCATAGATACCTATCATTTGCTGGGTAGAATATACGATATAGACCGAAGCGAGCTCAAAGAGCGAATGAAGGAGCTGATCGATTTATTCGATCTCAGCACCTTCCTCTACCAACCGGTACGCAAGCTTTCCCTGGGACAGCGCATGCGCTGCGAGATCGCTGCAGCTCTCATCCATAAGCCGGAGATACTGTTTTTGGACGAACCGACTATCGGCCTGGACGTGGTGGCTAGGTCCATGGTGATAGATATTTTAAAGGACCTTAACCAGCGTAAAAACGTGACCATAATTCTTACCTCCCATGACACTGACGACATTGAGCGGATCTGCGAGGATGTCATCGTTCTCAACGAGGGCAGAATCGTACTGGAGTCGAAAATAAGGGAAATGAGGAAGAGCTTTTTCCATTCCAAGATTGTTGAAATTGAGTTTGCGGAACAGCCCAGCGATTGGAACCTCCTGCCGGGGGCCAGGGTAATCGATCAAAATGGGCCTGTGGTGAGATTAGAAGTAGATTTAAAAACGTGTGATGTAAACGAAGTGGTGAGCCGAATAGTTGCGCACAACACGGTCCGGAACATAACCATTCAGGACCCTCCTCTGGAATCAATAATCCAGCACATTTACCTTTCGGGTTACCTGGCTGGGCGGGAGGCGGAGCAGAATGCTCAAATCGATGGATAA
- a CDS encoding ABC transporter permease, translated as MLTAGKYLGLFLGYFHVNAKELLEYRVSSLIALFGSLLNSAIWLVFWWVFFRRFPNISEWQFVHLFTIWAVLNVALALVSVFYNVYKVPAIINEGKLEYYLVRPKNALFHLLIARMQLIDLLEAAIWFISFIILKPELLAILLFLLMSVISAAIIHGFLLILGSLGFFLKSADGIGTELYNALITFNTYPNWIFRGAAKWIIFTVIPAGFISYVPVQVIYNRVYWWILGSLRFAVLLNVVGCVVFSRGLKCFETGNTFVLRAD; from the coding sequence ATGTTAACGGCGGGTAAATACCTAGGGCTGTTTTTGGGTTACTTTCACGTTAACGCTAAAGAGCTTTTGGAATACAGGGTCAGTAGTCTTATAGCCCTGTTCGGCTCCCTCTTAAACAGTGCCATCTGGCTGGTCTTCTGGTGGGTGTTTTTCAGGAGGTTTCCCAATATTTCCGAATGGCAGTTCGTCCATTTATTCACTATATGGGCCGTTCTGAACGTTGCTTTGGCGTTGGTCAGCGTGTTCTACAATGTTTACAAGGTCCCGGCGATTATCAACGAGGGCAAGCTGGAGTACTACCTTGTAAGACCTAAAAATGCACTCTTTCACCTCTTGATCGCCAGAATGCAGCTTATAGATTTGCTGGAAGCCGCAATATGGTTTATCAGCTTTATAATACTGAAACCTGAATTGCTGGCGATTTTATTATTCTTGCTGATGTCGGTGATCTCGGCTGCAATCATCCACGGCTTTCTCCTCATCCTAGGTTCACTTGGCTTTTTCCTCAAGTCAGCCGACGGTATCGGTACAGAATTATACAACGCCCTGATCACCTTCAACACGTACCCCAACTGGATATTCAGGGGAGCGGCCAAATGGATAATATTCACCGTAATTCCTGCGGGTTTCATCTCTTACGTCCCCGTTCAGGTGATTTATAACCGGGTTTATTGGTGGATACTGGGGAGCCTGAGATTCGCTGTACTCCTGAACGTTGTCGGTTGCGTCGTCTTTTCGCGGGGACTTAAGTGCTTCGAAACCGGCAATACTTTTGTTCTGAGGGCGGATTGA
- a CDS encoding ABC transporter permease, which yields MLKSMDKYLAAAALSAKNYLAYTSEVIFRSGFLVVILFLFVNLWTVTYSRSGAGVIGGFDLKQMLWYLVFTESIVISRPRVYQKVEEDIRTGAVSYTLARPYNYLLFQLSVSFGERMVRFISTLMVGYAVMSVMIGPYLPGLSALPFLMVTVALAMLADLIGMITVGFLAFWVEDVSPFFLVYSRLQMLLGGMIIPITLFPPFLRRLSEWLPFRFMVYAPAKLFVDCDITQVWSLMAEQIFICILLFFIGMSVYRMGVKRLDVNGG from the coding sequence ATGCTCAAATCGATGGATAAATACTTAGCTGCTGCCGCTTTGAGCGCAAAGAATTACCTGGCGTATACTTCCGAAGTGATTTTCAGGTCGGGGTTCCTGGTGGTTATCCTGTTTTTATTCGTCAATCTATGGACGGTAACCTACAGCCGCTCCGGCGCCGGAGTGATTGGCGGGTTTGACCTGAAACAGATGCTCTGGTACCTGGTATTTACCGAGTCCATCGTTATTTCGCGCCCCAGGGTGTATCAGAAAGTGGAAGAGGATATTCGAACCGGAGCCGTCAGCTATACCCTCGCCCGGCCTTATAACTATCTATTATTTCAGTTGAGCGTAAGTTTCGGGGAACGGATGGTGAGGTTCATATCCACCCTTATGGTGGGATATGCCGTCATGTCCGTTATGATAGGACCATACCTTCCTGGCTTATCTGCGTTGCCTTTTCTTATGGTAACGGTGGCCCTAGCGATGCTGGCCGACCTGATCGGAATGATCACCGTCGGGTTTCTCGCGTTCTGGGTGGAGGATGTATCACCCTTTTTCCTGGTTTATTCCAGGCTGCAGATGCTGCTTGGAGGAATGATAATACCCATTACTTTGTTTCCGCCTTTTCTCCGCAGGCTGTCGGAGTGGCTTCCTTTCCGGTTTATGGTATACGCCCCTGCCAAATTGTTTGTAGATTGTGACATTACTCAAGTTTGGAGCCTTATGGCGGAACAGATTTTTATATGCATTTTGCTATTCTTTATCGGGATGTCAGTATACCGGATGGGGGTGAAACGCCTGGATGTTAACGGCGGGTAA
- a CDS encoding secondary thiamine-phosphate synthase enzyme YjbQ, with the protein MIEIEVKTTARNQMVDITDEVKKAVSESGVKDGLCLIFVPHTTAGVTINENADDDVKTDIINTLEKLIPQRGNYRHVEGNSDAHIKATLVGSSVVLAIEDGRPVLGTWQGVLFCEFDGPRKRKVIVKCVNSETSQR; encoded by the coding sequence ATGATAGAAATCGAAGTGAAGACAACTGCCAGGAATCAGATGGTGGATATAACCGACGAGGTAAAAAAGGCCGTATCGGAATCTGGGGTAAAGGACGGGCTATGCCTCATTTTCGTACCCCATACCACGGCAGGGGTGACCATAAACGAAAACGCCGATGACGATGTCAAAACCGATATAATAAACACTCTGGAGAAGCTTATCCCGCAAAGGGGTAACTATAGGCACGTGGAAGGAAACTCCGATGCCCACATAAAGGCGACGCTTGTGGGAAGCTCCGTAGTTTTAGCGATAGAAGATGGCAGGCCCGTCCTTGGCACCTGGCAGGGCGTGCTTTTCTGCGAATTTGACGGCCCAAGGAAGAGGAAGGTGATTGTCAAGTGTGTGAATTCCGAAACATCGCAACGGTAG